In Streptomyces sp. SLBN-118, the following are encoded in one genomic region:
- a CDS encoding RNA polymerase sigma factor — MLGDDAELTTAVLAAQDGDENAFRTVYRAVHPRLLGYVRTLVGDPDAEDVASEAWLQIARDLDRFSGDADRFRGWAARIARNRALDHIRMRGRRPAVGGDETELTGKPAESDTADEAMEALATGSTMALIAQLPQDQAEAVVLRVVVGLDAKSAARTLGKRPGAVRTAAHRGLKRLAELLGADGEDYADFMDSQDDADSRDSPNDSNGSNGSNGSAPDERGPDLNGVPPQRGRRPGASAPAGVTQSRLRTQKDM, encoded by the coding sequence GTGCTGGGGGACGACGCGGAGTTGACCACCGCGGTGCTCGCGGCTCAGGACGGGGACGAAAACGCCTTCCGGACTGTGTACCGCGCTGTGCACCCGCGGCTGCTCGGATATGTACGCACCTTGGTCGGCGACCCGGATGCCGAGGACGTCGCCTCCGAGGCCTGGCTCCAGATAGCCCGGGACCTCGATCGGTTCAGCGGCGACGCCGACCGTTTTCGAGGCTGGGCCGCACGGATCGCCCGTAACCGCGCCCTCGACCACATCCGCATGCGCGGCCGCCGCCCCGCCGTGGGCGGCGACGAGACCGAACTGACGGGCAAGCCCGCCGAGTCGGACACCGCGGACGAGGCCATGGAGGCGCTCGCCACCGGCAGCACCATGGCGCTGATCGCCCAGCTGCCGCAGGACCAGGCCGAGGCCGTCGTCCTGCGCGTCGTCGTCGGTCTCGACGCGAAGAGCGCGGCCAGGACGCTGGGCAAGCGGCCCGGAGCCGTACGGACGGCAGCGCACCGCGGGCTGAAGCGTCTCGCTGAACTGCTGGGCGCGGACGGCGAGGACTATGCGGACTTCATGGACAGTCAGGACGATGCAGACAGTCGGGACTCTCCGAATGATTCGAACGGCTCGAACGGTTCGAACGGTTCGGCCCCCGATGAGCGTGGCCCGGATCTGAACGGTGTACCGCCGCAGCGCGGCCGTCGGCCGGGCGCGTCGGCGCCCGCCGGTGTGACGCAATCACGTCTGCGGACGCAGAAGGACATGTGA
- a CDS encoding L,D-transpeptidase — MPITLKGYFVLPSSRTFSAALAATGAIFLATACGHQGKDAPAADAAAASASSVTSDASASSDSPGASASAAASVSASPSTSASASASAKPSGSAKPAPSGSRSAAGSGTGTAQAAPTAHAPNFPVRVDVANATQVITVKASGSYATVTAWAKGSSGWKSVISASGRVGSNGIVDGSTRRQGTYTTPAGTYTITEGFGVESGGTSMPYTRVNSSHWWVEDPQSKFYNQMHTAAGADFPLTETGDRGSEHLINYPTQYAKALVINFNRWPATPGRGAGIFLHVNGKGATAGCVSVPRSTMDRIMAWIQPGAHPRIAIG; from the coding sequence TTGCCCATCACCCTGAAGGGTTACTTCGTGCTGCCCTCGTCCCGTACCTTCTCCGCCGCACTGGCTGCCACCGGCGCGATATTCCTGGCCACGGCCTGCGGGCACCAGGGCAAGGACGCCCCGGCCGCCGACGCTGCCGCGGCCTCCGCTTCCAGCGTGACGTCGGACGCGTCCGCCTCCTCCGACTCTCCGGGCGCTTCCGCCTCCGCGGCCGCCTCGGTGTCCGCTTCCCCGTCCACCTCCGCCTCGGCCTCCGCTTCCGCGAAGCCGTCCGGCAGTGCCAAGCCTGCCCCCAGTGGCTCCCGCAGCGCGGCGGGCAGCGGTACGGGGACGGCTCAGGCCGCCCCGACGGCACACGCCCCCAACTTCCCCGTGCGCGTCGACGTGGCCAATGCCACGCAGGTCATCACCGTGAAGGCCAGCGGCTCGTACGCGACGGTCACGGCTTGGGCCAAGGGTTCGTCCGGGTGGAAGTCCGTCATCTCCGCCAGCGGCCGGGTCGGATCGAACGGCATTGTCGACGGGTCCACCCGCCGGCAGGGCACCTACACCACGCCGGCGGGCACGTACACCATCACCGAGGGCTTCGGAGTCGAGTCCGGCGGCACGAGCATGCCGTACACGCGGGTCAACAGCAGCCACTGGTGGGTGGAGGACCCGCAGTCGAAGTTCTACAACCAGATGCACACCGCGGCGGGGGCCGACTTCCCGCTCACCGAGACCGGTGACCGCGGCAGTGAGCACCTCATCAACTACCCGACCCAGTACGCCAAGGCCCTGGTCATCAACTTCAACCGCTGGCCCGCCACGCCCGGCCGCGGCGCCGGGATCTTCCTGCATGTCAACGGCAAGGGCGCGACCGCGGGTTGCGTGTCGGTGCCGCGCTCGACCATGGACCGGATCATGGCCTGGATCCAGCCCGGCGCCCACCCGCGCATCGCCATCGGCTGA
- a CDS encoding RNA polymerase sigma factor, which yields MGAHDTELGAAVERAQQGDEDAFAVAYRLVQPGLIGYVRGLVGDEAEDVAADAWLEIARDLGRFRGDGAGFRGWTATIARHRALDHLRRQKRRPRTSLLEQDVLDLPGGQDTAAAALETLSTERALALIGRLPREQAEAVLLRVVVGLDGPASARVLGKRPGAVRTAAHRGLKGLAELLARAYAEG from the coding sequence GTGGGGGCGCACGACACGGAACTCGGGGCTGCCGTCGAGCGGGCGCAGCAGGGTGACGAGGATGCCTTCGCCGTCGCGTACCGGCTGGTGCAGCCCGGACTGATCGGGTACGTCCGAGGGCTCGTCGGTGACGAAGCCGAGGACGTGGCCGCCGATGCGTGGCTGGAGATCGCCCGTGACCTCGGCCGTTTCCGGGGGGACGGTGCGGGGTTCCGGGGCTGGACCGCGACGATTGCCCGGCACCGCGCCCTGGATCATCTGCGCAGGCAGAAGCGTCGTCCGCGTACCTCCTTGCTGGAGCAGGACGTGCTGGACCTTCCGGGCGGGCAGGACACGGCCGCCGCGGCGCTCGAAACGCTCTCCACCGAGCGGGCTCTCGCGTTGATCGGCCGACTGCCCCGCGAGCAGGCGGAGGCCGTACTGCTGCGTGTGGTCGTCGGGCTCGACGGGCCGGCGTCGGCACGGGTCCTGGGCAAGCGCCCCGGCGCCGTACGCACCGCGGCGCACCGCGGACTGAAAGGACTGGCGGAGCTACTGGCCAGGGCATACGCCGAAGGATGA